One Babylonia areolata isolate BAREFJ2019XMU chromosome 20, ASM4173473v1, whole genome shotgun sequence DNA segment encodes these proteins:
- the LOC143295337 gene encoding transcription factor Jun-like, which produces MEQSMFTSSEPESAVKRLKRNMTLDFNGSSSTKAKKTAALLQSPDLHMLKLASPELEKMIIQANGNVTTTPTPTQFIFPKFVTEEQEAYARGFVDALAQLQSREGSRLPLQPSEAKAVITTSVDQAIGQSYPVSTVSDRASLPEVTQSLQQVSATTTLPNGVVLTTSGASLPVSTAAGLVSHAHPKPSAPSSHSHQSAPLVDIRLPKLEEPPQTVPCLNSSPPLSPINMESQERIKLERKRARNRLAAQKCRTRKLERISRLEDRVAELKGQNSDLSATASSLREQVIKLKQQIVEHVSSGCQIMVTQNLAWE; this is translated from the coding sequence ATGGAACAGTCAATGTTCACGTCCAGTGAACCAGAGTCGGCTGTCAAACGACTCAAACGGAACATGACTCTAGATTTTAACGGGTCGAGCTCCACCAAAGCTAAGAAAACGGCAGCGCTGTTGCAGTCGCCTGATTTACACATGCTGAAACTCGCGTCGCCTGAATTGGAGAAGATGATTATTCAGGCCAACGGCAACGTGACCACCACGCCAACGCCGACTCAGTTCATTTTCCCCAAGTTCGTCACCGAGGAGCAAGAAGCGTACGCACGAGGATTTGTCGACGCCCTTGCGCAACTGCAGTCCAGAGAGGGCTCACGACTGCCATTGCAGCCATCGGAAGCCAAAGCGGTCATCACAACCAGCGTCGACCAAGCCATCGGACAGTCCTATCCAGTGTCCACCGTCAGTGACAGAGCCTCTCTCCCGGAAGTCACTCAGTCGCTTCAGCAAGTcagtgccaccaccaccctccccaacgGTGTTGTTTTGACCACGTCCGGGGCTTCCTTACCCGTGTCCACGGCCGCTGGACTTGTGTCTCACGCCCACCCCAagccctctgccccctcctcccattcACACCAGTCTGCACCTCTGGTGGACATCCGTTTGCCGAAACTTGAAGAGCCGCCCCAGACTGTCCCCTGTCtcaactcctcccctcccctctcccctatcAACATGGAGTCACAGGAGAGGATAAAGCTGGAGAGGAAGAGGGCAAGGAACCGACTGGCTGCACAGAAGTGTCGTACCCGAAAGCTGGAGAGAATTTCACGGCTGGAGGATCGTGTGGCCGAGCTGAAAGGACAGAACAGTGACTTGTCTGCTACAGCGTCCAGTCTTCGTGAACAAGTGATCAAACTGAAGCAGCAGATTGTGGAGCATGTTAGCAGTGGCTGCCAGATCATGGTAACCCAGAACCTTGCCTGGGAGTGA
- the LOC143294570 gene encoding uncharacterized protein B0403.1-like, which translates to MKHVDAETGTISEIPLAESEVEADLGVQVDNDLKFKQHVDSVTARANSVIGIIRRTFKFLDCKLFIQLYKTIARPILEYAQTVWQPRHKTLCKQLEDVQRRATKLISSVSELPYAERLERLDLPSLEHRRLRGDMIDTFKYVHGLHRTEKPKLETAEESGTRGNAKKLFPHHTHCDTRKHFFSERVTKTWNNLKQKLKLGHPQIISLNVSCARKI; encoded by the exons ATGAAGCATGTAGATGCTGAAACCGGAACCATCAGTGAAATACCCTTGGCAGAAAGTGAGGTGGAAGCGGACCTCGGTGTTCAAGTTGATAACGACCTCAAATTTAAGCAGCACGTGGACAGTGTCACAGCAAGAGCGAACAGTGTAATTGGCATCATCCGCAGAACCTTCAAGTTCTTAGACTGCAAGCTCTTCATCCAGCTGTACAAAACAATAGCGAGGCCTATCCTCGAGTACGCACAAACTGTGTGGCAACCTAGACACAAGACATTATGTAAGCAGCTAGAGGACGTGCAGCGCCGAGCCACAAAGCTGATCTCCTCGGTCAGTGAGCTACCTTACGCGGAAAGACTAGAACGACTCGACCTGCCTAGCCTGGAACACAGACGACTCAGAGGGGATATGATAGACACATTTAAGTATGTCCACGGACTCCACAGAACCGAAAAACCAAAACTTGAAACTGCAGAGGAATCAGGCACCAGAGGAAACGCGAAGAAACTGTTCCCGCACCACACCCACTGCGACACCAGGAAACACTTTTTCAGTGAAAGGGTCACCAAgacatggaaca atttgaaacagaaactgaaactaggtCACCCGCAAATCATTTCACTGAACGTGTCGTGTGCAAGAAAAATTTGA